One window from the genome of Acanthochromis polyacanthus isolate Apoly-LR-REF ecotype Palm Island chromosome 21, KAUST_Apoly_ChrSc, whole genome shotgun sequence encodes:
- the usp7 gene encoding ubiquitin carboxyl-terminal hydrolase 7 isoform X3, whose product MDPSLAGDTDDPPRIPANPVINGNVAMADGHNNTEEDMEDDTSWRSEATFRFVVERFSRLSESVLSPSCFVRNLPWKIMVMPRFYPDRPHQKSVGFFLQCNAESDSTSWSCHAQAMLKIINYKDDEKSFSRRISHLFFHKENDWGFSNFMSWSDVTDPERGFIDDDKVTFEVYVQADAPHGVAWDSKKHTGYVGLKNQGATCYMNSLLQTLFFTNQLRRAVYMMPTEGDDSSKSVPLALQRVFYELQHSDKPVGTKKLTKSFGWETLDSFMQHDVQELCRVLLDNVENKMKGTCVEGTIPKLFRGKMVSYIQCKHVDYRSERIEDYYDIQLSIKGKKNIFESFKDYVATEQLDGDNKYDAGEHGLQEAEKGVKFLTFPPILHLQLMRFMYDPQTDQNIKINDRFEFPDQLPLDEFLQKPDSKDPANYILHAVLVHSGDNHGGHYVVYLNPKGDGKVSVKEPIWCKFDDDVVSRCTKEEAIEHNYGGHDDDLSVRHCTNAYMLVYIRESKLSEVLQPMTDVDIPQQLVERLQEEKRVEAQKRKERQEAHLYMQVQMVTEDQFCGHQGNDMYDEEKVKYTVFKVLKSSTLQEFVQNLSQTMGFPQDQMRLWPMQARSNGTKRPAMLDYEADCNKSMIDLSDNENPWTIFLETVDPEMAASGATLPKFDKDHDVMLFLKMYDPKTRSLNYCGHIYTPISCKIRDLLPVMCERAGFQQETSLILYEEVKPNLTERIQDYDVSLDKALDELMDGDIIVFQKDDPENDSSELPTAKDYFRDLYHRVDVIFCDKTIHNDPGFVVTLSNRMNYFQVAKTVAQRLNTDPMLLQFFKSQGYRDGPGNPLRHNYEGTLRDLLQFFKPRQPKKLYYQQLKMKITDFENRRSFKSIWLNSQFREEEITLYPDKHGCVRDLLEECKKAVELSEKGSEKLRLLEIVSYKIIGVHQEDELLECLSPAASRTFRIEEIPLDQVDLDKDSEMLIPVAHFHKEVFGTFGIPFLLKIRQGESFREVMRRIQTMLDIQEKEFEKFKFAIVMMGRHQYITEDEYEVNLKDFEPQPGNMSHPRPWLGLDHFNKAPKRGRYTYLEKAIKIHN is encoded by the exons CTGGGGACACAGATGACCCTCCAAGAATCCCAGCCAATCCAGTGATCAATGGGAATGTGGCCATGGCAGATGGACACAACAATACAGAGGAGGACATGGAGGATG ACACTAGTTGGCGGTCAGAAGCGACTTTCCGGTTTGTAGTGGAACGCTTCAGTCGTCTGAGTGAGTCGGTGCTCAGCCCGTCCTGCTTCGTCCGGAACCTTCCCTGGAAGATAATGGTGATGCCACGCTTCTATCCTGACCGGCCACACCAGAAGAGTGTGGGCTTCTTCCTGCAGTGTAACGCAGAATCAGACTCCAC GTCATGGTCTTGCCATGCACAGGCTATGCTAAAGATCATCAACTACAAAGATGATGAGAAGTCATTCAGCCGCAGGATTAGTCACCTGTTCTTCCACAAAGAGAACGACTGGGGCTTCTCCAACTTTATGTCCTGGAGT GATGTGACTGATCCTGAGAGGGGCTTCATAGATGATGACAAAGTCACATTTGAAGTCTACGTCCAGGCAGATGCTCCACATGGAGTGGC CTGGGACTCCAAGAAACACACAGGCTATGTTGGACTTAAGAACCAGGGAGCAACCTGCTACATGAATAGCCTGCTACAGACACTCTTCTTCACTAACCAGCTACGGCGG GCGGTGTACATGATGCCCACAGAAGGAGATGACTCGTCCAAGAGTGTTCCCCTGGCACTGCAGAGGGTTTTCTATGAGCTGCAACATAGCGACAAACCCGTTGGCACCAAGAAACTCACCAAGTCCTTTGG GTGGGAAACACTAGATAGCTTCATGCAACATGACGTGCAGGAGCTGTGCAGAGTG CTCCTGGACAATGTGGAGAACAAAATGAAAGGCACCTGTGTTGAGGGCACCATCCCGAAGCTCTTTAGAGGAAAGATGGTG TCATATATCCAATGTAAGCATGTGGATTACCGGTCCGAGCGGATAGAGGACTACTATGACATCCAGCTTAGCATAAAAGGAAAGAAGAACA TCTTTGAGTCATTCAAAGATTATGTTGCAACTGAACAGTTAGATGGAGACAACAAATATGACGCCGGAGAGCATGGCCTGCAG GAAGCCGAAAAGGGAGTGAAGTTCCTTACCTTTCCTCCAATCCTACATCTGCAGCTGATGAGGTTCATGTATGATCCACAGACTGACCAAAATATCAAGATTAACGACAG GTTCGAGTTTCCAGATCAGTTACCTCTGGATGAGTTCCTTCAGAAGCCAGACTCCAAGGACCCAGCCAACTACATCCTTCACGCAGTGCTAGTGCACAGTGGGGACAACCATGGCGGTCACTACGTCGTCTATCTTAACCCCAAAGGAGACGGCAAAGTGAGTGTCAAGGAACCAATA TGGTGTAAGTTTGATGATGATGTAGTGTCACGGTGCACCAAGGAGGAGGCCATAGAACACAACTATGGTGGACACGATGATGACCTCTCAGTCCGTCACTGCACCAACGCATACATGTTGGTCTACATTCGCGAGTCCAAGCTCA GTGAGGTGCTCCAGCCGATGACTGATGTGGACATCCCCCAACAGCTGGTGGAGCGTCTACAGGAGGAGAAGAGGGTGGAGGCACAGAAGAGGAAGGAACGCCAAGAGGCTCACCTCTACATGCAGGTTCAG ATGGTGACAGAGGACCAGTTCTGTGGTCATCAGGGCAACGACATGTATGACGAAGAGAAGGTGAAATATACAGTCTTCAAGGTCCTGAAGAGCTCCACGCTGCAGGAGTTTGTCCAGAATCTCTCCCAGACCATG GGTTTCCCACAGGACCAGATGAGGCTGTGGCCCATGCAGGCCCGTAGCAACGGAACTAAGCGACCCGCCATGCTAGACTACGAGGCCGATTGCAACAAGTCG ATGATTGACTTGAGTGACAATGAGAACCCCTGGACAATATTTCTAGAGACAGTGGATCCAGAAATGGCAGCCAGTGGGGCCACGTTACCCAAGTTCGACAAAGACC aTGATGTCATGTTGTTCTTGAAGATGTATGACCCCAAAACCAGAAGCTTAAATTATTGTGGACATATCTACACACCTATATCCTGCAAAATAA GAGACCTGCTGCCAGTCATGTGCGAGAGAGCAGGTTTTCAGCAGGAAACTAGCCTTATCCTCTATGAG GAAGTAAAGCCCAATCTAACAGAGCGGATACAGGACTATGATGTCTCTCTGGACAAGGCCCTGGATGAGCTCATGGACGGGGACATCATTGTCTTCCAGAA GGACGACCCAGAGAATGACAGCAGCGAGCTGCCTACAGCCAAGGACTATTTTCGGGATCTCTACCACCGGGTGGATGTCATTTTCTGTGACAAGACCATCCACAACGACCCCGGCTTCGTGGTCACGCTCTCTAACCGCATGAactattttcag GTGGCCAAGACAGTAGCGCAGAGGTTGAACACAGATCCCATGCTGCTGCAGTTCTTCAAGTCACAGGG GTACAGGGACGGTCCAGGGAATCCTCTCAGACACAACTATGAGGGAACGCTGCGGGACCTGCTGCAATTCTTCAAGCCTCGGCAGCCCAAGAAACTCTACTACCAGCAG TTAAAGATGAAGATTACAGACTTTGAGAACAGGAGGAGTTTTAAATCCATATGGCTCAACAGCCAGTTCAGAGAGGAG GAGATCACCCTCTACCCTGACAAGCATGGCTGTGTGCGGGACCTTTTGGAAGAATGTAAAAAAGCAGTGGAGCTGTCTGAAAAAGGCTCTGAGAAGCTCAG GCTGTTAGAGATAGTAAGCTATAAAATCATTGGGGTTCACCAGGAGGACGAGCTGCTAGAATGTTTATCTCCTGCTGCCAGCCGCACCTTCAGAATAGAG GAGATTCCTTTGGACCAGGTGGACTTGGACAAGGACAGTGAAATGCTAATTCCAGTCGCTCACTTCCACAAGGAAGTCTTTGGCACCTTTGGGATTCCCTTCTTGCTCAAGATCAGACAG GGCGAGTCATTTCGAGAGGTGATGAGAAGGATCCAGACCATGCTGGACATCCAAGAGAAAGAATTTGAGAAG TTCAAGTTTGCGATTGTGATGATGGGCCGGCATCAGTACATCACTGAAGATGAGTACGAGGTCAACCTGAAGGACTTTGAACCACAGCCAG GTAACATGTCCCACCCGCGCCCCTGGCTAGGGTTGGATCATTTCAACAAAGCTCCAAAGAGAGGTCGCTACACCTACCTGGAGAAAGCAATCAAGATCCACAACTAA
- the usp7 gene encoding ubiquitin carboxyl-terminal hydrolase 7 isoform X4 encodes MADGHNNTEEDMEDDTSWRSEATFRFVVERFSRLSESVLSPSCFVRNLPWKIMVMPRFYPDRPHQKSVGFFLQCNAESDSTSWSCHAQAMLKIINYKDDEKSFSRRISHLFFHKENDWGFSNFMSWSDVTDPERGFIDDDKVTFEVYVQADAPHGVAWDSKKHTGYVGLKNQGATCYMNSLLQTLFFTNQLRRAVYMMPTEGDDSSKSVPLALQRVFYELQHSDKPVGTKKLTKSFGWETLDSFMQHDVQELCRVLLDNVENKMKGTCVEGTIPKLFRGKMVSYIQCKHVDYRSERIEDYYDIQLSIKGKKNIFESFKDYVATEQLDGDNKYDAGEHGLQEAEKGVKFLTFPPILHLQLMRFMYDPQTDQNIKINDRFEFPDQLPLDEFLQKPDSKDPANYILHAVLVHSGDNHGGHYVVYLNPKGDGKVSVKEPIWCKFDDDVVSRCTKEEAIEHNYGGHDDDLSVRHCTNAYMLVYIRESKLSEVLQPMTDVDIPQQLVERLQEEKRVEAQKRKERQEAHLYMQVQMVTEDQFCGHQGNDMYDEEKVKYTVFKVLKSSTLQEFVQNLSQTMGFPQDQMRLWPMQARSNGTKRPAMLDYEADCNKSMIDLSDNENPWTIFLETVDPEMAASGATLPKFDKDHDVMLFLKMYDPKTRSLNYCGHIYTPISCKIRDLLPVMCERAGFQQETSLILYEEVKPNLTERIQDYDVSLDKALDELMDGDIIVFQKDDPENDSSELPTAKDYFRDLYHRVDVIFCDKTIHNDPGFVVTLSNRMNYFQVAKTVAQRLNTDPMLLQFFKSQGYRDGPGNPLRHNYEGTLRDLLQFFKPRQPKKLYYQQLKMKITDFENRRSFKSIWLNSQFREEEITLYPDKHGCVRDLLEECKKAVELSEKGSEKLRLLEIVSYKIIGVHQEDELLECLSPAASRTFRIEEIPLDQVDLDKDSEMLIPVAHFHKEVFGTFGIPFLLKIRQGESFREVMRRIQTMLDIQEKEFEKFKFAIVMMGRHQYITEDEYEVNLKDFEPQPGNMSHPRPWLGLDHFNKAPKRGRYTYLEKAIKIHN; translated from the exons ATGGCAGATGGACACAACAATACAGAGGAGGACATGGAGGATG ACACTAGTTGGCGGTCAGAAGCGACTTTCCGGTTTGTAGTGGAACGCTTCAGTCGTCTGAGTGAGTCGGTGCTCAGCCCGTCCTGCTTCGTCCGGAACCTTCCCTGGAAGATAATGGTGATGCCACGCTTCTATCCTGACCGGCCACACCAGAAGAGTGTGGGCTTCTTCCTGCAGTGTAACGCAGAATCAGACTCCAC GTCATGGTCTTGCCATGCACAGGCTATGCTAAAGATCATCAACTACAAAGATGATGAGAAGTCATTCAGCCGCAGGATTAGTCACCTGTTCTTCCACAAAGAGAACGACTGGGGCTTCTCCAACTTTATGTCCTGGAGT GATGTGACTGATCCTGAGAGGGGCTTCATAGATGATGACAAAGTCACATTTGAAGTCTACGTCCAGGCAGATGCTCCACATGGAGTGGC CTGGGACTCCAAGAAACACACAGGCTATGTTGGACTTAAGAACCAGGGAGCAACCTGCTACATGAATAGCCTGCTACAGACACTCTTCTTCACTAACCAGCTACGGCGG GCGGTGTACATGATGCCCACAGAAGGAGATGACTCGTCCAAGAGTGTTCCCCTGGCACTGCAGAGGGTTTTCTATGAGCTGCAACATAGCGACAAACCCGTTGGCACCAAGAAACTCACCAAGTCCTTTGG GTGGGAAACACTAGATAGCTTCATGCAACATGACGTGCAGGAGCTGTGCAGAGTG CTCCTGGACAATGTGGAGAACAAAATGAAAGGCACCTGTGTTGAGGGCACCATCCCGAAGCTCTTTAGAGGAAAGATGGTG TCATATATCCAATGTAAGCATGTGGATTACCGGTCCGAGCGGATAGAGGACTACTATGACATCCAGCTTAGCATAAAAGGAAAGAAGAACA TCTTTGAGTCATTCAAAGATTATGTTGCAACTGAACAGTTAGATGGAGACAACAAATATGACGCCGGAGAGCATGGCCTGCAG GAAGCCGAAAAGGGAGTGAAGTTCCTTACCTTTCCTCCAATCCTACATCTGCAGCTGATGAGGTTCATGTATGATCCACAGACTGACCAAAATATCAAGATTAACGACAG GTTCGAGTTTCCAGATCAGTTACCTCTGGATGAGTTCCTTCAGAAGCCAGACTCCAAGGACCCAGCCAACTACATCCTTCACGCAGTGCTAGTGCACAGTGGGGACAACCATGGCGGTCACTACGTCGTCTATCTTAACCCCAAAGGAGACGGCAAAGTGAGTGTCAAGGAACCAATA TGGTGTAAGTTTGATGATGATGTAGTGTCACGGTGCACCAAGGAGGAGGCCATAGAACACAACTATGGTGGACACGATGATGACCTCTCAGTCCGTCACTGCACCAACGCATACATGTTGGTCTACATTCGCGAGTCCAAGCTCA GTGAGGTGCTCCAGCCGATGACTGATGTGGACATCCCCCAACAGCTGGTGGAGCGTCTACAGGAGGAGAAGAGGGTGGAGGCACAGAAGAGGAAGGAACGCCAAGAGGCTCACCTCTACATGCAGGTTCAG ATGGTGACAGAGGACCAGTTCTGTGGTCATCAGGGCAACGACATGTATGACGAAGAGAAGGTGAAATATACAGTCTTCAAGGTCCTGAAGAGCTCCACGCTGCAGGAGTTTGTCCAGAATCTCTCCCAGACCATG GGTTTCCCACAGGACCAGATGAGGCTGTGGCCCATGCAGGCCCGTAGCAACGGAACTAAGCGACCCGCCATGCTAGACTACGAGGCCGATTGCAACAAGTCG ATGATTGACTTGAGTGACAATGAGAACCCCTGGACAATATTTCTAGAGACAGTGGATCCAGAAATGGCAGCCAGTGGGGCCACGTTACCCAAGTTCGACAAAGACC aTGATGTCATGTTGTTCTTGAAGATGTATGACCCCAAAACCAGAAGCTTAAATTATTGTGGACATATCTACACACCTATATCCTGCAAAATAA GAGACCTGCTGCCAGTCATGTGCGAGAGAGCAGGTTTTCAGCAGGAAACTAGCCTTATCCTCTATGAG GAAGTAAAGCCCAATCTAACAGAGCGGATACAGGACTATGATGTCTCTCTGGACAAGGCCCTGGATGAGCTCATGGACGGGGACATCATTGTCTTCCAGAA GGACGACCCAGAGAATGACAGCAGCGAGCTGCCTACAGCCAAGGACTATTTTCGGGATCTCTACCACCGGGTGGATGTCATTTTCTGTGACAAGACCATCCACAACGACCCCGGCTTCGTGGTCACGCTCTCTAACCGCATGAactattttcag GTGGCCAAGACAGTAGCGCAGAGGTTGAACACAGATCCCATGCTGCTGCAGTTCTTCAAGTCACAGGG GTACAGGGACGGTCCAGGGAATCCTCTCAGACACAACTATGAGGGAACGCTGCGGGACCTGCTGCAATTCTTCAAGCCTCGGCAGCCCAAGAAACTCTACTACCAGCAG TTAAAGATGAAGATTACAGACTTTGAGAACAGGAGGAGTTTTAAATCCATATGGCTCAACAGCCAGTTCAGAGAGGAG GAGATCACCCTCTACCCTGACAAGCATGGCTGTGTGCGGGACCTTTTGGAAGAATGTAAAAAAGCAGTGGAGCTGTCTGAAAAAGGCTCTGAGAAGCTCAG GCTGTTAGAGATAGTAAGCTATAAAATCATTGGGGTTCACCAGGAGGACGAGCTGCTAGAATGTTTATCTCCTGCTGCCAGCCGCACCTTCAGAATAGAG GAGATTCCTTTGGACCAGGTGGACTTGGACAAGGACAGTGAAATGCTAATTCCAGTCGCTCACTTCCACAAGGAAGTCTTTGGCACCTTTGGGATTCCCTTCTTGCTCAAGATCAGACAG GGCGAGTCATTTCGAGAGGTGATGAGAAGGATCCAGACCATGCTGGACATCCAAGAGAAAGAATTTGAGAAG TTCAAGTTTGCGATTGTGATGATGGGCCGGCATCAGTACATCACTGAAGATGAGTACGAGGTCAACCTGAAGGACTTTGAACCACAGCCAG GTAACATGTCCCACCCGCGCCCCTGGCTAGGGTTGGATCATTTCAACAAAGCTCCAAAGAGAGGTCGCTACACCTACCTGGAGAAAGCAATCAAGATCCACAACTAA